Proteins encoded in a region of the Raphanus sativus cultivar WK10039 chromosome 8, ASM80110v3, whole genome shotgun sequence genome:
- the LOC108821771 gene encoding uncharacterized protein LOC108821771: MDARSPAPVPIGSRRRDNKWSSRWGPDDKEKETKADYNNKDKEEAQSETQSVLGSLRDSDASRDKWRPRHRMEQVQSGGPASYRAAPGFGLDKGRSEGPNIGFTVGRGRARGSWSTFFGVGGFLRNESIPGKPAAPTCRYVRGKLLDLYRNQKPDRVPIDMEEVDSVTQVALIEPLAFTAPDVDEEESLKGIWKGRITGGEAPTSPGEESLAEKSETKVDGGLLGVVSGDSGSMHNSNSGLLGSHNGGLWGASESDQVSHGSPEAVRSALTKSSVLDAGEPLVEQDYTGKLQQPDIEVNHSEGTLPPEEFMFSYIDPQGVIQGPFIGSDIISWFEQGFFGTDLQVRLANAPEGTPFQDLGSVMSYLKMESMHAHINDQITELEETSRKANSEIGLSFAPVSERNGSPSAHDNVQIKSKSEAYVKPAHVNEQNFMDFSAQDEEIVFPGRAGVSGYGSAKSSTSMHDALMGVSGFSSIPVESAKVATQNQNQNQNENKLHPFGVLWSELESNSTPIDLLPNRSYDTGHEQKYLDQAQGFDHLLNLQLQQQQQHQKIQLQQQQKIQLQQRQLEQEYQLQQKLLQEQQQSHARNLHFQQILQRQTPDSRMGQSHDFPRFNNVDQMLLEQQLMDELQSSGHMSQNFTPYMEQLAAGNFGQLHEGHQKELLEQLLSTQMQSQYRQMHSQHGHMQSEPMRSLEYQLLQEEQLMQLANGGRQNTLLEELRHNPQHGQMQSDPIRSLEYQMLQQEQLMQLANRARHNTLLEEHRHIDPLWPSNRNDQLLGAHPGIHRSHSSTGFRPVDFHQQQQRPPFEDHFSHLERNRSYQQQLNQELFEQGLPFERSASLPRNASGLNLDALKSLSISELRDAQMHSSGRLGNSTPGFSHQNPHLQLGEPHFAELEPRKERWHGADAQLAGGWAETQFQRSNTDADHHKMRSEMRRLGEDSNSWMVDGHTDDKSKQLFMELLHQRPGHQPTESPSMNRGEPYDRIAPSSFGLADHGGRQNASSSFGSHASSDEHVNGLPGDGNYMGSLQRNNSLLSGSIDGGRKHETKDFSNMLNNAPPKVEGAGLMSFEAQVRMGKQAVMDSVQGEVPVATLGKQSSLGISESYSDNLVGEVRNDRLVVPSHGQVSVLLKRPPSSHSSSSHEGLLEHMSDTANRTAVGNKGSKASFSEMLKNNSSTSMKKVAAEPSTDPNEGNKGGGGKKKGKKGRQLDPALLGFKVTSNRLMGEIHRADDF, translated from the exons ATG GATGCTCGATCTCCTGCTCCCGTTCCCATTGGTTCTCGGCGGCGTGATAACAAATGGTCATCTCGTTGGGGTCCTGAtgataaagagaaagaaacCAAGGCTGACTACAACAACAAGGACAAGGAGGAGGCTCAGAGTGAAACTCAATCAGTGCTTGGGAGCCTCCGGGACTCTGACGCTTCTCGTGACAAGTGGAGGCCACGTCATAGGATGGAGCAGGTCCAGTCCGGTGGACCGGCTTCGTACCGTGCTGCGCCTGGGTTTGGGCTTGATAAAGGACGAAGTGAGGGTCCAAACATAGGGTTCACAGTTGGTAGAGGAAGGGCGAGGGGTTCTTGGTCTACTTTCTTCGGTGTTGGCGGATTCTTGAGAAACGAGAGTATCCCTGGTAAACCTGCTGCCCCTACGTGTCGGTATGTGAGGGGCAAGTTGCTTGACTTGTATAGAAACCAGAAGCCTGATAGGGTGCCGATTGATATGGAGGAAGTTGATTCTGTTACTCAAGTGGCTTTGATCGAACCTCTTGCCTTTACCGCACCTGATGTCGATGAAGAG GAAAGCCTTAAGGGTATATGGAAGGGAAGGATCACTGGTGGCGAAGCTCCCACTTCACCTGGGGAAGAATCATTAGCTGAGAAGA GTGAGACAAAAGTGGATGGTGGTTTGCTAGGGGTTGTGAGTGGTGACAGTGGTTCCATGCATAACAGTAATTCAG GATTACTTGGTAGTCATAATGGAGGTCTGTGGGGTGCTTCTGAAAGTGATCAAGTTTCTCATGGAAGTCCCGAGGCGGTTAGATCTGCTTTGACTAAATCTTCTGTGTTGGATGCGGGTGAACCCCTTGTTGAGCAAGATTATACGGGAAAGCTTCAGCAACCAGATATTGAAGTGAATCACTCCGAAGGGACTCTGCCACCTGAGGAGTTTATGTTCTCGTACATTGATCCTCAAGGAGTCATACAGGGACCGTTCATCGGATCTGACATCATTTCATGGTTTGAGCAAGGGTTTTTCGGGACTGATCTACAGGTCCGCTTGGCAAATGCTCCTGAAGGGACTCCTTTTCAAGATCTAGGCAGTGTGATGTCATATTTAAAGATGGAAAGTATGCATGCCCATATCAATGATCAGATCACCGAGCTAGAAGAGACTAGTCGAAAAGCAAATTCGGAGATTGGTTTATCATTTGCACCTGTATCAGAACGTAATGGTTCACCCTCAGCTCACGATAATGTTCAAATAAAGTCTAAATCGGAAGCTTATGTGAAGCCAGCACATGTTAATGAGCAAAATTTCATGGACTTTTCTGCTCAAGATGAAG AAATCGTATTCCCGGGAAGAGCTGGAGTTTCTGGTTATGGATCGGCAAAATCCTCTACAAGTATGCATGATGCTTTAATGGGAGTTTCTGGCTTCTCTTCTATTCCTGTTGAATCAGCGAAGGTTGCtactcaaaatcaaaatcaaaatcagaatGAGAACAAGCTGCATCCGTTTGGTGTGTtgtggtctgagctagagagcaaTAGTACACCAATTGATCTTTTGCCCAACAGGTCGTATGATACAGGACATGAGCAGAAGTATCTTGATCAAGCTCAGGGTTTTGATCATTTATTAAATCTCCAattgcagcagcagcagcagcatcaaAAGATTCAGTTGCAACAGCAGCAGAAGATTCAGTTACAACAACGTCAACTGGAACAAGAGTATCAATTACAACAGAAGCTCTTACAGGAGCAACAACAGTCCCATGCTCGGAATTTACATTTTCAACAGATTCTTCAAAGACAGACTCCTGATTCAAGGATGGGGCAGTCACATGACTTCCCTCGATTTAACAATGTTGATCAGATGTTATTAGAGCAGCAACTAATGGATGAATTGCAGAGTTCTGGCCACATGTCACAAAATTTTACACCATACATGGAGCAGCTTGCCGCTGGAAATTTTGGGCAGTTACATGAAGGTCATCAAAAAGAGCTACTTGAACAGCTTCTTTCCACACAAATGCAATCTCAATACAGACAAATGCATTCTCAACATGGACACATGCAATCTGAACCAATGCGGTCTTTGGAGTACCAGCTACTGCAGGAAGAGCAGCTAATGCAATTGGCAAATGGAGGGAGGCAGAATACACTATTGGAGGAACTGAGACATAACCCTCAACATGGACAAATGCAGTCTGATCCAATACGGTCTTTGGAGTACCAAATGCTGCAGCAAGAGCAGCTCATGCAATTGGCAAATAGAGCGAGGCACAATACGCTATTGGAGGAACATAGACATATTGACCCTCTATGGCCATCCAACCGTAATGATCAGCTTCTAGGAGCTCATCCTGGGATCCACCGTTCACACTCTTCTACGGGATTTAGACCAGTAGACTTTCATCAACAGCAGCAGAGGCCACCCTTTGAGGATCACTTTAGTCATCTTGAGCGGAACCGTTCATATCAGCAACAACTTAATCAGGAACTATTCGAGCAAGGTCTACCATTTGAGCGATCTGCATCGTTACCCAGAAATGCATCGGGGCTGAATCTGGATGCATTAAAAAGTCTTAGCATCTCTGAGTTGCGTGATGCCCAGATGCATTCTTCTGGTAGATTAGGAAATTCTACTCCGGGTTTCAGTCATCAGAATCCCCATTTACAATTAGGTGAGCCTCATTTTGCAGAATTGGAACCAAGAAAAGAACGCTGGCATGGAGCAGATGCACAGCTAGCTGGTGGGTGGGCCGAAACACAATTTCAAAGATCAAATACTGATGCTGACCATCATAAAATGAGGTCAGAAATGAGGAGACTGGGCGAAGATTCTAACTCATGGATGGTAGATGGACATACAGATGACAAGTCAAAACAGCTTTTTATGGAGTTGCTTCACCAGAGGCCTGGCCATCAACCTACCGAGTCACCAAGCATGAATCGTGGGGAACCCTATGACAGGATTGCTCCTTCAAGCTTCGGTCTTGCAGACCATGGTGGTAGACAAAACGCTTCATCTTCTTTTGGGTCACACGCATCTTCTGATGAACATGTAAACGGATTACCAGGAGACGGGAACTATATGGGATCTTTGCAGCGTAATAACTCATTGCTTTCTGGAAGTATCGATGGTGGAAGAAAACACGAAACTAAAGACTTCAGTAATATGTTGAACAATGCACCACCAAAAGTGGAAGGAGCGGGATTGATGTCATTTGAAGCACAAGTCAGAATGGGAAAGCAAGCAGTAATGGACTCTGTTCAAGGGGAGGTTCCTGTTGCTACGCTTGGCAAGCAGTCTTCTCTCGGTATCTCAG AATCATACAGTGACAACTTGGTTGGAGAAGTTAGAAATGATAG ATTGGTTGTTCCATCACACGGGCAGGTATCAGTTTTGCTAAAAAGGCCTCCCTCATCGCATTCGTCATCATCGCATGAGGGACTGCTCGAGCATATGTCCGATACAGCTAACAGAACAGCAGTGGGAAACAAAGGGTCAAAGGCGTCGTTCAGTGAGATGTTGAAGAATAATAGCAGTACCAGCATGAAAAAAGTGGCAGCAGAGCCATCAACTGATCCAAACGAAGGTAATAAAGGCGGTGGTGGAAAGAAGAAAGGGAAGAAAGGGAGGCAGCTTGATCCAGCTCTTCTCGGTTTCAAAGTCACTAGCAATCGTCTTATGGGTGAAATTCACCGCGCTGATGACTTTTAG
- the LOC108821772 gene encoding uncharacterized protein LOC108821772, with protein sequence MDVRSPAPVPIGSRRRDNKWSSRWGPDDKEKDAKVEYNSKDKEEVQIETQSVLGSLSETPRDKWRPRHRMEQVQSGGPTSYRAAPGFGLDKGRSSEGPPNIGFTVGRGRARGSWSTFFGVGGFLRNESVPGKPAAPTCRYVRGKLLDLYRNQKPDRIPIDMEDVDSVTQVDLIQPLAFIAPDAEEEESLKGIWKGRITGSDAPTSPGEESLGETKVDGGLLGVVSGDGVSMHNSNSGLLGSHNGGLWGASESDQVSHGSPEAVRSALTKSSVLDSGEPLVEQDYTGKLQQPDIEVNHSEGTLPPEEFMFSYIDPQGVIQGPFIGSDIISWFEQGFFGTDLQVRLANAPEGTPFQDLGSVMSYLKAESMHAHINDQISELEETSRKANSETGLSFAPVAESNGSASAHDNVQMMSKSEAYVKPQHVDDRNFLGFSAQDEEIVFPGRTGVSGYGSAKSSANMHDASMGVSGHSAIPVESAKVATQNQNDNKLHPFGVLWSELESNSTPVDLLPNRAYDTGHDQKYLDQAQDLDHLLSLQLQQQQHQKIQLQQQQKIQLQQLQLEQEYQLQQKLLQEQQQSHARNLHFQQILQGQTPDSRIGQSQDFTRFNNVDQMLLEQQLMDELQRSGHGHLSQNFTPYMEQLAAGNFGQLPHEGHQKELLEQLLSTQMQSQYRQMHSQHGHMQSEPMRLLEYQRLQQEQLMQLANGGRQNTLLEELRHNPQHGQMEYQMLQQEQLLQLANRARHNTLLEEHRHIDPLWPSNRNDQLLGAHPGIHRSHSSTGFRPVDFHEQQQRPPFEDHFSHLERNLSYQQQLNQELFEQGLPFERSASLPRNASGLNLDALKGLNISEFRDPTAQMHSSGRLGNSTPGFSHQNPHIQLGEPHFSELEPRKERWHGADAQLASGWAETQFQRSNTDADHHKMRSEMRRLGEDSNSWMVDGHTDEKSKQLFMELLHQRPGHQSVESPSMNRGEPYDRMAPSSFGLADHSGRQNASSSFGSHASSDEHANGLPGDGNYMGSLQRNNSLRSGSIDGGRKNETKDFSNMFGMSKDANDIRTWNNAPPKKEGAGLMSFEAQDRMGKQAVMDSLVQREVPVGTLSKQASLSISESYSDNLVGEVRKDRLVVPSHGQVSVLLKRPPSSHEELLEHMSEAANRTAVGNKGSKASFSEMLKNSSSSSSMKKVAAESSSDPNEGNRGGGGKKKGKKGRQLDPALLGFKVTSNRLMGEIHRADDF encoded by the exons ATG GATGTTCGATCTCCTGCTCCCGTTCCCATCGGATCTCGGCGGCGTGACAACAAATGGTCATCTCGGTGGGGTCCTGATGACAAAGAGAAAGATGCCAAGGTTGAGTACAACAGCAAGGATAAGGAGGAGGTTCAGATTGAAACTCAATCTGTGCTTGGGAGCCTCTCTGAGACTCCTCGTGACAAATGGAGGCCACGTCATAGGATGGAGCAGGTCCAGAGTGGTGGACCGACTTCGTACCGTGCTGCGCCTGGGTTTGGGCTTGATAAAGGACGAAGTAGTGAGGGTCCTCCGAATATAGGGTTCACAGTTGGTAGAGGGAGGGCGAGGGGTTCTTGGTCTACTTTCTTTGGTGTTGGCGGATTCTTGAGGAATGAGAGTGTCCCTGGTAAACCTGCTGCCCCTACGTGTAGGTATGTGAGGGGCAAGTTGCTTGACTTGTATAGAAACCAGAAGCCTGATAGGATACCGATTGATATGGAGGATGTTGATTCTGTTACTCAAGTGGATTTGATCCAACCTCTTGCTTTTATTGCACCTGATGCTGAAGAAGAG GAAAGCCTTAAGGGTATATGGAAGGGAAGGATCACTGGTAGCGATGCTCCCACTTCACCTGGGGAAGAATCATTGG GTGAGACGAAAGTGGATGGTGGTTTGCTAGGGGTTGTGAGTGGTGACGGTGTTTCCATGCACAATAGTAATTCAG GATTACTTGGAAGTCATAATGGAGGTCTGTGGGGCGCTTCTGAAAGTGATCAAGTTTCTCATGGAAGTCCTGAGGCGGTTAGATCTGCTTTGACTAAATCTTCTGTGTTGGATTCGGGTGAACCCCTTGTTGAGCAAGATTATACGGGAAAGCTGCAGCAACCAGATATTGAAGTGAATCACTCCGAAGGGACTCTGCCACCTGAGGAGTTTATGTTCTCGTACATCGATCCTCAAGGAGTAATACAGGGACCCTTCATTGGGTCTGACATTATTTCGTGGTTTGAGCAAGGTTTTTTTGGGACTGATCTACAGGTTCGCTTGGCAAATGCTCCAGAAGGGACTCCTTTTCAAGACCTTGGCAGTGTTATGTCATATTTGAAGGCGGAAAGTATGCATGCCCATATCAATGATCAGATCAGCGAGCTAGAAGAGACTAGTCGAAAAGCAAATTCGGAGACTGGTTTATCATTTGCACCCGTAGCAGAATCTAATGGTTCAGCCTCAGCTCACGATAATGTTCAGATGATGTCTAAATCAGAAGCTTACGTGAAACCACAACATGTTGATGACCGAAATTTCTTGGGCTTTTCTGCTCAAGATGAAG aAATTGTATTCCCAGGAAGAACTGGAGTTTCTGGCTATGGATCGGCAAAATCCTCTGCAAATATGCATGATGCTTCAATGGGAGTTTCTGGTCACTCTGCTATTCCTGTTGAATCAGCGAAGGTTGCCACTCAAAATCAGAATGACAACAAGCTGCATCCGTTTGGTGTGTTGTGGTCTGAGCTGGAGAGCAATAGTACACCAGTTGATCTTTTGCCTAACAGGGCGTATGATACAGGACATGACCAGAAGTATCTTGATCAAGCTCAGGATTTGGATCATTTATTATCTCTCCAattgcagcagcagcagcatcaaAAGATTCAGTTGCAACAGCAGCAGAAGATTCAGTTACAGCAACTTCAACTAGAACAAGAGTATCAATTACAACAGAAGCTCTTACAGGAGCAACAACAGTCCCATGCTCGGAATTTACATTTTCAACAGATTCTTCAAGGACAGACTCCTGATTCAAGGATTGGGCAGTCACAGGACTTCACTCGATTCAACAATGTTGATCAGATGTTATTAGAGCAGCAGCTAATGGATGAATTGCAGAGATCTGGCCATGGCCACCTATCACAAAATTTTACACCATACATGGAGCAGCTTGCCGCTGGGAATTTTGGGCAGTTACCACATGAAGGTCATCAAAAAGAGCTACTTGAACAGCTACTTTCCACACAAATGCAGTCTCAGTACAGACAAATGCATTCTCAACATGGACACATGCAATCTGAACCAATGCGTTTGTTGGAGTACCAGCGACTGCAGCAAGAGCAGCTCATGCAATTGGCAAATGGAGGGAGGCAAAACACACTATTGGAGGAACTGAGACATAACCCTCAACATGGACAAATGGAGTACCAAATGCTGCAGCAAGAGCAGCTCTTGCAATTGGCAAATAGAGCGAGGCACAATACGCTATTGGAGGAACATAGACATATTGACCCTCTATGGCCATCCAACCGTAATGATCAGCTTCTAGGAGCTCATCCTGGGATCCACCGTTCACACTCTTCTACGGGATTTAGACCAGTAGACTTTCATGAACAGCAGCAGAGGCCACCCTTTGAGGATCACTTTAGTCATCTTGAGCGGAACCTTTCATATCAGCAACAACTTAATCAGGAACTATTCGAGCAAGGTCTACCATTTGAGCGATCTGCATCGTTACCCAGAAATGCATCGGGGCTGAATCTGGATGCATTAAAAGGTCTTAACATCTCTGAGTTCCGGGACCCTACTGCCCAGATGCATTCTTCTGGTAGATTAGGAAATTCTACTCCGGGTTTTAGTCATCAGAATCCCCATATACAATTAGGTGAACCTCATTTTTCAGAATTGGAACCAAGGAAAGAACGCTGGCATGGAGCAGATGCACAGCTAGCTAGTGGGTGGGCCGAAACACAATTTCAAAGATCGAATACAGATGCTGACCATCATAAAATGAGGTCAGAAATGAGGAGACTGGGCGAAGATTCCAACTCATGGATGGTAGATGGACATACAGATGAAAAGTCAAAGCAGCTTTTTATGGAGTTGCTTCACCAGAGGCCTGGCCATCAATCTGTGGAGTCACCAAGCATGAATCGTGGGGAACCCTATGATAGGATGGCTCCTTCAAGCTTCGGCCTTGCAGACCATAGTGGTAGACAAAACGCTTCATCTTCTTTTGGTTCACATGCATCTTCTGATGAACATGCAAATGGATTACCAGGAGATGGGAACTATATGGGATCCTTGCAGCGTAATAATTCATTGCGTTCTGGAAGTATCGATGGTGGAAGAAAAAACGAAACTAAAGATTTCAGTAATATGTTTGGTATGAGCAAAGACGCAAATGACATCAGAACGTGGAACAATGCACCACCAAAAAAGGAAGGAGCGGGACTGATGTCATTTGAAGCACAGGACAGAATGGGAAAGCAAGCAGTAATGGACTCCTTGGTTCAAAGGGAGGTTCCTGTTGGTACGCTTAGCAAACAGGCTTCTTTAAGTATCTCTG AGTCATACAGTGACAACTTGGTTGGAGAAGTTAGAAAGGATAG GTTGGTAGTTCCTTCACACGGGCAGGTATCAGTTTTGTTAAAAAGGCCTCCCTCATCGCATGAGGAATTGTTAGAGCATATGTCCGAGGCAGCTAACAGAACAGCAGTGGGAAACAAAGGGTCAAAGGCGTCGTTCAGTGAGATGTTGAAGAATAGTAGTAGCAGTAGCAGCATGAAGAAAGTGGCAGCAGAGTCATCATCTGATCCAAACGAAGGAAACAGAGGCGGTGGTGGGAAGAAGAAAGGGAAGAAAGGGAGGCAGCTTGATCCAGCTCTTCTCGGTTTCAAAGTCACTAGCAATCGTCTTATGGGTGAAATTCACCGCGCTGATGACTTTTAG
- the LOC108821286 gene encoding CRIB domain-containing protein RIC2 yields the protein MKDRIERFVVLPFSLGCSTQSSVAVAASHQHKKSNQLIERREKSCLFLKEEAKVENNGANTSDGIYKIVRSFKSFSHFFIRYEEEREVEMEIGLPTDVKHLSHIGVDGTMTTFDFCSTSSSPFPLSRFHLTAV from the exons atgaaAGATAGGATTGAGCGATTTGTGGTATTGCCGTTTTCGTTGGGGTGCTCAACGCAATCCAGCGTCGCCGTGGCTGCTAGTCATCAACACAAGAAATCGAACCAACTCATCGAGA GGAGAGAAAAAAGTTGCTTGTTTCTAAAAGAAGAGGCAAAGGTAGAGAACAATGGTGCTAATACCTCAGATGGTATCTACAAAATTGTCCGAAGCTTCAAGAGTTTTTCTCACTTCTTCATTA GATACGAAGAGGAGAGGGAGGTGGAGATGGAGATAGGGCTTCCAACGGACGTGAAACACCTGAGCCACATCGGAGTTGATGGAACCATGACCACTTTTGACTTCTGTTCCACCTCCTCCTCACCTTTTCCATTATCCCGTTTCCACCTCACTGCCGTCTGA
- the LOC108820692 gene encoding mitochondrial import receptor subunit TOM20-2, producing the protein MEFTTADMEKVFLFDHLRKGCEAQYAKDPLDSDNLLKWAGSLIELAQFQTVPQAKVMLSDAISKLEDVLTLNPGKHEALWCLGNAYTTQAFLYPDADVAKGHFDKAVEYLQRAVDEDPGNEIYRKALDVAIRGPEMLMELTQSGMMQQALAGGGGGRSASSNASGGKKKKNNDFTYDVCGWIILACGIVAWVGMAKALDPPPPPAR; encoded by the exons ATGGAATTCACTACCGCCGACATGGAAAAGGTGTTTCTGTTCGACCACCTTCGCAAAGGATGTGAGGCTCAGTACGCTAAGGATCCTCTCGATTCCGAT AATTTGCTAAAGTGGGCTGGTTCGTTGATTGAACTTGCTCAGTTCCAGACTGTTCCCCAGGCGAAGGTGATGTTAAGTG ATGCTATTTCCAAGTTGGAAGATGTATTGACATTGAACCCAGGGAAGCATGAGGCGCTTTGGTGTCTTGGCAACGCTTACACTACCCAGGCTTTTCTTTATCCTGATGCCGATGTAGCCAAAGGTCACTTCGATAAAGCCGTTGAATATCTCCAAAGAGCTGTAGATGAG GATCCAGGTAATGAGATATATCGCAAGGCCTTGGATGTTGCAATAAGG GGCCCGGAGATGCTAATGGAGCTGACACAGAGTGGGATGATGCAGCAGGCACTagctggaggaggaggaggtcgCTCAGCTTCGTCAAATGCTAGC GgtggtaagaagaagaagaacaatgaCTTCACGTACGATGTATGTGGTTGGATCATTCTAGCATGTGGGATTGTTGCTTGGGTTGGCATGGCAAAAGCCCTTGACCCTCCACCACCTCCTGCTAGATAA
- the LOC108822041 gene encoding cold shock protein 2 codes for MSYGQDRLRGTVKWFDTQKGFGFITPENGGEDLFVHQSSIRSEGFRSLAADESVEFQVENDNNGRAKAVEVSGPDGAPVQGSSGGSSGGGRGFGGGGRGGGRGFGGGRGGGGRGGSDCYKCGEPGHIARDCSEGGGGYGGGGRGGGGGGYGGGGGGGSCYSCGESGHFARDCTSGGR; via the coding sequence ATGAGTTACGGACAAGATAGGCTAAGGGGCACCGTCAAGTGGTTCGACACCCAGAAGGGGTTCGGCTTCATCACTCCCGAGAACGGCGGCGAAGATCTCTTCGTCCACCAGTCCTCCATCAGATCCGAGGGATTCCGAAGCCTCGCCGCCGACGAATCCGTCGAGTTCCAGGTCGAGAACGACAACAACGGCCGTGCCAAGGCTGTTGAGGTCTCCGGACCCGACGGCGCTCCCGTCCAAGGCAGCAGCGGCGGTTCTTCCGGCGGAGGCCGTGGATTCGGAGGCGGTGGAAGAGGCGGAGGTCGCGGATTCGGCGGCGGGAGAGGCGGTGGTGGACGTGGAGGAAGCGACTGCTACAAGTGCGGTGAGCCGGGTCACATTGCGAGGGACTGTTCCGAAGGTGGCGGAGGATACGGAGGAGGAGGGAGAGGTGGCGGCGGTGGTGGatacggtggtggtggtggcggaggAAGCTGCTACAGCTGTGGCGAGTCGGGGCATTTCGCTAGGGATTGCACTAGCGGTGGACGTTGA
- the LOC108822040 gene encoding 60S ribosomal protein L17-1 isoform X1, with translation MCPPLYIKLKTISINTKSLLVHQIFSEAAMVKYSQEPDNTTKSCKARGADLRVHFKNTRETAHAIRKLSLNKAKRYLEDVIAHKQAIPFTRFCRGVGRTAQAKNRHSNGQGRWPAKSAQFVLDLLKNAESNAEVKGLDVDALFISHIQVNQAAKQRRRTYRAHGRINPYMSNPCHIELILSEKEEPVKKEPETQLAAKSKKGTSS, from the exons ATGTGTCCCcctttatatataaaacttaaaactatCTCCATCAACACCAAGTCTCTTCTTGTCCATCAGATCTTCTCTGAGGCCGCAATG gTGAAGTACTCACAAGAACCAGACAACACCACCAAAT CTTGCAAGGCAAGGGGAGCCGATCTCAGGGTCCACTTCAAG AACACTAGGGAGACAGCGCATGCCATAAGAAAGCTATCGTTGAACAAGGCGAAAAGATACTTGGAAGATGTGATTGCACACAAGCAAGCGATCCCCTTCACTCGTTTCTGTCGTGGTGTTGGACGTACTGCTCAGGCAAAGAATAGACATTCAAACGGTCAAGGTCGTTGGCCTGCTAAATCTGCTCAGTTCGTTCTTGATCTTCTCAAGAATGCTGAGAGCAACGCCGAG GTCAAAGGTTTGGATGTGGATGCTCTTTTCATATCTCACATCCAAGTGAACCAAGCAGCAAAACAGAGGCGTAGAACATACCGTGCTCATGGAAGAATCAACC CTTACATGTCAAACCCATGCCACATCGAATTGATTCTTTCAGAGAAAGAGGAGCCTGTGAAGAAAGAG CCGGAGACTCAGTTGGCAGCGAAGTCAAAGAAGGGAACCTCGTCTTGA
- the LOC108822040 gene encoding 60S ribosomal protein L17-1 isoform X2 → MVKYSQEPDNTTKSCKARGADLRVHFKNTRETAHAIRKLSLNKAKRYLEDVIAHKQAIPFTRFCRGVGRTAQAKNRHSNGQGRWPAKSAQFVLDLLKNAESNAEVKGLDVDALFISHIQVNQAAKQRRRTYRAHGRINPYMSNPCHIELILSEKEEPVKKEPETQLAAKSKKGTSS, encoded by the exons ATG gTGAAGTACTCACAAGAACCAGACAACACCACCAAAT CTTGCAAGGCAAGGGGAGCCGATCTCAGGGTCCACTTCAAG AACACTAGGGAGACAGCGCATGCCATAAGAAAGCTATCGTTGAACAAGGCGAAAAGATACTTGGAAGATGTGATTGCACACAAGCAAGCGATCCCCTTCACTCGTTTCTGTCGTGGTGTTGGACGTACTGCTCAGGCAAAGAATAGACATTCAAACGGTCAAGGTCGTTGGCCTGCTAAATCTGCTCAGTTCGTTCTTGATCTTCTCAAGAATGCTGAGAGCAACGCCGAG GTCAAAGGTTTGGATGTGGATGCTCTTTTCATATCTCACATCCAAGTGAACCAAGCAGCAAAACAGAGGCGTAGAACATACCGTGCTCATGGAAGAATCAACC CTTACATGTCAAACCCATGCCACATCGAATTGATTCTTTCAGAGAAAGAGGAGCCTGTGAAGAAAGAG CCGGAGACTCAGTTGGCAGCGAAGTCAAAGAAGGGAACCTCGTCTTGA